The following nucleotide sequence is from Bacteroidota bacterium.
TGCGAAAAAACTCTTTCAGGTAAGCGGTTTGCGAAATATTCAGGCTCTGGAAACGTTTAGTGCAGAGCTTGTTAAAACTCTTTTTAATATTCAACCTGGACAAAATGAATTGGTAAAGGTGCAGGATAAAGAAGGATTTCTTCAATTAACCATCTTTTCTTCGACCTTTAAAGTAAAAGACAAACTTATTACCCTCGTAACAATCAAAGATATTCAAACAGTACTCGAGGAGCAGGAAACCGATGCCTGGCAAAAACTAATCAGGGTGCTGACACACGAAATAATGAATTCCATTGCCCCAATTTCAAGTATTGCCACTACCCTGACAGGCTTAACCCAGCATCTCAAAAAAAATGAATTAGGGAACTATTTGTTTGATCAGGAAAGTCTCGACGAAATTAACCATGCATTGCATACCATTAACAAACGAAGCAATGGTCTGCTTCATTTTGTAAACACTTATCGTAACCTCACCAAGATACCCCAACCCAATTTTTCCATTTGTCGGCTAGCGGATGTATTTGCCAATGTAGGCAATCTAATGAGTGAGGAACTAAAACACAATAATATCGAACTCGAAATTAAGCTCGACCCGCATAATATCTCCTTTACAGCTGATGGTCAATTAATTGAACAAGTGCTTATAAACCTGGTAAAAAATGCTGCCCAGGCTTTGAATGGAACCGAAAAAGCCAAACTTAGACTCACAGGGTTCTACAATAAAAGGGGCAAAGTAACCTTGCAGGTGGCAGACAATGGACCTGGAATTTTACCCGATGTACTGGACAAGATATTTATTCCCTTTTTTACAACTAAGCCAAATGGTTCTGGAATTGGACTTTCATTGTCGCGGCAAATTATGAGGTTGCACAATGGCTCCATTACAGCACATTCGATACCTGAAAAGGAAACAGTTTTTACTCTGACATTCTGACAGCTACAATACTCGAATCAAATACTCGTCTAATTCGATAATGTCGCCGGCTATAATTTTAGCACGCTTGCGCAATTCCACCTCGCCGTTTCGCTTTACGCAGCCATCTTCAATTAATAGTTTGCCATGGCCACCAGTAGAACTTAAGTGTAAAATTTTTAGCAATTTGTATAGTTCGATATACTCGCCATTAAGTGTGAAGGTGTGTTCCATGCACCAAAAGTAGAACTTTTATAAGGTACTTTTTGTTTATTTGTTCTAAAATAATGCAAAAATCTTTTTATATACACATATTTAGATTTATATATATTTGGCATTGAATTTGATATTTAACCGCAAATTTTAAAATAGAATACTATGGCTATCGAACATTTAAATCAGCAAACTTTTAAAGAAAAGGTATTTAACTACGAGCAAAATTCGGATTGGAAATTCGAAGGAAAGAAACCGGCTATTATCGATTTCTATGCCGACTGGTGTGCTCCCTGTCGCATGGTAGCGCCCATACTTGAAGAATTGAAAACCGAATATGGCGACAAACTGGATATCTATAAAATAAATACCGAAAATGAGCAGGAGCTAGCAGGCATGTTTGGCATACAAAGCATCCCCAGTCTTCTATTCGTTCCGGCAGAAGGTCAGCCGCAAATGGCAATGGGAGCGCTTCCGAAGGATACGTTTAAAAAGGCCATTAGCGAAGTTTTAAAAATAAGCTAAGGATATGTTTAAAAAAATCAATAAAAAGAAGCTTTACATCCTAGCAGGCGGTATTATCGTCGGTATGGCTGCCGGTTATGCCTACTGGCACTTTATAGGCTGCACTTCGGGCACATGCCCCCTCACCTCCAACTGGCATACGAGTACGCTTATGGGCGGTATTTTTGGATACCTGATAAGCGATAGTATTAAAGTAAAAAATACCGATACTGAAAAGAACATAAGCACAGAAAATGTTCCGGAACAATCACAAGGCTGATAGCGTTGGTTCTGTAATGAAAGAATTGTGCTGTTGGCATTAATGGCTAATAAGATTGGCTAATTGACTACGGTCAATTTTGAATGAACTGGTGCGTGGAAGCTCCTGCACAAAAATAACTTCACGGGGTACAAGATGGATTTGAAGGTTGTGTTTCAACGTTTTCATTACTTCAGCCAGGTCAGGCTGCTTATTAGTCTCAGCAATTAATACAATGCGCTGGCCCAATTTTTCGTCAGAAACACCTATCACGGCGCATTCCAGATCAAGTATTTTTGAGATTGAAGCTTCGAGCTCTTCGGGTTTTACTTTAATTCCCCCGGTATTAATGAGGTTATCGATACGTCCTTTCCAAATAAAATGATGGGTATCAATAAGCTCCACCACGTCGTTAGTAACTACTTCCGAATCGAGGTAGTTCGCGTTGATCACCAGACAACCCCTTTCATCGATACGCAATTTAACCCCAGGCATAGATTTGAAATACTTGTCGGGTTTTTCACCATTGATCCGGCGCATAGCAATACTAGAACAGGTTTCGGCCATACCATATGTTTCGTATGTATTGTTGGGAACGTCGCTGAACATTGCCATTACTTCGGAACGTAGCTCTGCACCGCCAATAATGAGGTTGCGAACGTTCTTGAGAAACTCATAATTGCTAAACGAATTATATACCTGAAGAGGCACCATAGCACAAAAATCGATGGTACCATACTTCGAAAGCGATGGCATCGAAGAGGGTTCTTCCCAGAATAAATTAAGCCCGGCAACAAAAGCGCGCACAATCATCATCTTTCCGGCAATGTATTCCACAGGTAAACAAAGCAGCGCCTTGTCTGTCCACTTGAGTTTTAATTGAGACACCGTATTTTTGGCCGACTCAATCATAGATTTCTTTGAAAGGCGAATGGTTTTTGGAGGTCCGGTAGTACCGGAACTCAATTGCTCGATGTAGTCTTTTTCATCAAGAAATTCAAGCAGAAAGCTGTATATCTTTTCTTCCCATTCGGGTAATTTTACCCTGCGGAGCATTTTCTTGCAATGAGGCACTAAATCCTCTGTAGAGAAAAGCTTATCGTTGAGTATGATTCCCGGAAACTGCATATCCATAGACCGCTAATATACAAATTCGTAGCTCCATTTGTGTGAGGGATCGTAAAAAAGTTTTTCACCACGAAGGACTAGAGGACAAGCAATATTCTGTTTGTATAAATTGCCAAGTCCAAGTCCCTGGTGCAATTGAGGTGAGTGCTGCGTAAGCCATTGAGCAATGGCGTTTAAACCCAGGTTCGATTCGAGCGCTGAAGTGGCCCACCATCCAATCTGATTCGCTGAGGCCAATTCAATCCATTCTTTACAATGCTTAAAACCACCTAGCAGAGAGGGTTTTATAATCAGATAGTGAGGTTTTATAAGGCTAAGTATCTGGTCTTTTTCGGAATAATTATGATGGCCGATTAGCTCTTCATCTAAAGCTACTGCAATGGCAGCCCGGTTGCAAAGTGCTGCCATTCGTACAGGTTGACCTGACTTAATAGGTTGTTCGATGGAATGCACCTCCAGCTTGGCGAGCCTATCAAGCACTAAAAGCGCTTTTTCGTATGAAAACGCTCCATTAGCGTCGACCCGAATTTCTAATTCCTGAGCTGAAAATCTTTTCCTTAAACTCTGAATCAGTAAGAGTTCATTGTCTGTATTATCTGCTCCAATCTTAAATTTCAGACAACGAAACCCCAGAGAAAGCTTCTCTTCCACTTGCTGCAACATAAATTCTTCCGAACCCATCCAAATGAGTCCATTTGTGTGGATACCTTCGAGTCCATTCGTGAAGGAAGAATGAAATAATATTTTCGATCCCTGATTCTGATAATCGATAAAAGCCATTTCCAATCCAAACCGGATGGCAGGATAGTTATCAGGCACCAGACCCCACTCAAAAACACCTTGGTTGATGGCACTACAAATACGGTTCAACTGATCGCCCATGGAATGTAAATCATCTATGCTCAATCCCGGAATTACCGAAACTTCGCCCATAGCCCTATAATTTTGTGTTGGATGGTCGAGGAGAATATACCAAGATGGCTTTTCATTCAGGTACCCCCGGGAAGTTCCGACAGCTTGTTTAAATTGAAGGATGCGCTTACAGAAAGATGCTTTCATTTATAATACCAGGCCCAATCCAAATGTAGTAGAAAAAACAAAAGTAGTGATGGCAAGTTTTTTTAATTCCTTATTTAGTTCTGCAGGAATAGTCGTACGCAGCACAATTATTACATCGCGGATTAAAAATGGAAGAGTCACCAGAAATATAAGCTGAACAGGCGAAGTAAAGAATATGAGCGTGTAAGCCATGCTGAGTAAGATTGCAAAAACCACCAGCAGTAAGTGGTATTTTTTGGCAGCTTTCACGCCTATGCGCACAACAAGGGTGTTTTTACCACAGTTTGCATCATTCTCGGCATCGCGTATGTTGTTCAGATTTAATACACCTGCACTAAACAATCCAATAGTGGAAGCAGGCAACAGCACCCATGGATCGAGAGTACCTGTGTGAAGGTAAAAGGTGCCACAAACGCCAATTAAACCAAAATAAACGTATACAAACACATCGCCCAGACCAATGTAGCCGTAAGGATTTCGACCCACCGTATATTTTACGGCAGCAAAAATTGCGGTAACTCCTAATATAAAGAAAAACACGCTTAAATAAGCCGGCAAATCGCGCAAGCCAAAATAAATTAAAAGAGAACCTGACAGGAGTGAAAGCAGAATAAAAGCTGCAATCATCCGAAGCATGGCACCGGGTGTCACCAGGCCAGTCTGGGTAACGCGAAGTGGACCAACTCTTTTCGAATTATCGGCACCTTTTTTTGCATCGCCATAATCATTGGCCAGGTTCGATAAAATTTGCAGACTTAGCGTGGTTAAAGTGGCAAAGGCAAATACAGTCCAATAGAAACGACCATTTGCATAGGCCAGAAAACTTCCTAGAAAGGTGCTGGAAAAAGCCAGGGGCAGGGTGCGCAACCTGAAGGCTTTAAGCCATATCGATAATGAATTTTTCAAAATATATCAGGGTAATTTAGGGAATTTCTTGTAATCAGGTTTCCTTTTTTCGAGAAAGGCTTTTTTTCCTTCCTGGGCTTCTTCGGTCATATAATACAACATGGTGGCATTGCCTGCCAGTTCCTGTATTCCAGCCTGGCCGTCGAGTTCGGCATTTAGTCCTGCCTTAATCATGCGCAATGCCAGCGGACTGTGCTCCATCATTTTCTGACACCATTGCACTGTAACATTCTCGAGCTCATGATGGGGAACAACCTTGTTCACCAAACCCATTTCCAGCGCTTCGGCAGCCGTATACTGTTGGCAAAGAAACCAAATTTCGCGTGCTTTCTTCTGTCCAACAATACGAGCAAGATAAGAGGAACCAAAGCCGGCATCAAAACTTCCGACCTTAGGACCTGTTTGCCCAAAAATGGCTTTGTCGGAGGCAATGCTCAAATCACATACCACATGCAGTACATGCCCCCCGCCAATGGCATATCCGTTAACCATTGCCACCACGGGTTTGGGAATGGAACGAATGAGCTTTTGCATATCCAAAATGTTTAGGCGAGGCACCCCATCTTTGCCAATGTAGCCTGCATGGCTCTTTACATTCTGATCACCACCACTGCAAAAGGCCTTATCTCCTTCACCGGTGAGCACAACTACGCTGATGTCAGGGCTTTCGCGGCACAATACCATTGCATCGCACATTTCGCGGGTAGTATCGGGTGTAAACGCATTATGACGGTGTGGTCGGTTAATGGTAATTTTTCCAATACCTTCAAAGTATTCAAATTTAATTTCTTCGTACTCTTTAAGCGTTTTCCATTCCCTTTTATTGTTCATAATCGATTAGTTTTTTCATAAATACACGGTATTCTTCATTGTTTCGATCCGGGTCGGTAAATACCTCCAATAAAGCCGGACCATCTGCCTCAAGCAACATACTATATTGAGCGTGAAGGCTACCAAAATCGCTACTGCGAAAATAAGTAATGTGATAAGCAGCTGCAAGTTTTTCGATGGATACAGGATGATTTGTCTGAATGTATTCTATAAACCCATCTTGTTCTGCCGGACCATCAAGCAAGCTAAATATGCCACCGCCTTTGTTGTTGATAACAATTATTTTAAAATTGGAAGGCAAACGCCTGTTCCATAATGCATTGGAGTCGTACACAAAACTCAGGTCACCTAATATGCTTATTACTGTTTTGGTAGTATTAATAGCCACTCCCACTGATGTCGAAAGGCAACCATCGATACCGGAAGTACCTCTGTTGGCAAATACTTTATTGGATTTAAATTGAAAAAACTGCAAGTACCTGATCACACTGCTATTGCCAGAAAAAACAACATCTTGCTCCCGGAATTTACAGGCCAATGCGCTAAAAACTCCCAGATCGGAAAATTTTGCTTCTGAACCGAGCCGGCGGATAGAAGCGATTTGCTTTTCATGGAGGTCTTTCCATTCACGACTAAATTCTGATTGCCGCTCCAGAGGTAACTCACTGAGTATTTCAAAAAACCTCGGTGGCTGGCATTCTACAATTCGTGTCAGATTTTTGAAAGTATCTACCAACGACCCATCGGGAGAAACCCACCAGAATTCCGCAGTGTGCAAAGACCGTAAAAAGTTCTTTGTGCGTTTCGAAACTACCTGGCCGCCAAAGTAAACCACAAGTTCAGGCTTGGTCTTTCTAAGTTGTTCAGAAAAACTTTGAAATAATAAATCGGGGTTAAAAAATACTTCCTCACCTCCGATATTGGCAATGGATTCGGCAAGAACAACTATACGCTTGTCTGCGGCAAGTCTTCGAAGTGAGCTTTTTAAGTTGTCATTTGAAGGCATCTGACCACATACTATAAGAATGCGGCTAAATGCTTTCCACTCCTGAAGAAGGTAACTACTTAGCTGAACTTGTTGATTGTTATCAAACTGAAAGTTTCGCTGCGGTTGAATGCTGCTAATTTCCTCGTAGAGAGGTTCCCGAAGAGGAATATTGACATGTACTGGTCCTGGCTTACCCCTTACAGCTTGAAAAAAGCACTCATGGGCAATGCGTTCTGAATACCACGCATCATGCTCGGTAAGGCACGCAACCGGCATTTCGAAAAATGCTTTGCTGTTGCTACTAAACACTTCTTTTTGCCTGATTGTTTGATTGTCTTGTTGGTCGATCCACTCAGGCGGGCGGTCGGCAGAAAGGATAATCAAGGGCACTCCCTGATGATAGGCCTCTGCTATCGCTGGTGCCAGATTAAGCACCGCTGTGCCTGACGTAGTGATTACTACTACAGGAGTTTGGCTCGATACGGCCAAACCCAGAGCAAAATATCCTGCACTGCGCTCATCTACAATGCTA
It contains:
- a CDS encoding o-succinylbenzoate synthase, with the translated sequence MKASFCKRILQFKQAVGTSRGYLNEKPSWYILLDHPTQNYRAMGEVSVIPGLSIDDLHSMGDQLNRICSAINQGVFEWGLVPDNYPAIRFGLEMAFIDYQNQGSKILFHSSFTNGLEGIHTNGLIWMGSEEFMLQQVEEKLSLGFRCLKFKIGADNTDNELLLIQSLRKRFSAQELEIRVDANGAFSYEKALLVLDRLAKLEVHSIEQPIKSGQPVRMAALCNRAAIAVALDEELIGHHNYSEKDQILSLIKPHYLIIKPSLLGGFKHCKEWIELASANQIGWWATSALESNLGLNAIAQWLTQHSPQLHQGLGLGNLYKQNIACPLVLRGEKLFYDPSHKWSYEFVY
- the trxA gene encoding thioredoxin: MAIEHLNQQTFKEKVFNYEQNSDWKFEGKKPAIIDFYADWCAPCRMVAPILEELKTEYGDKLDIYKINTENEQELAGMFGIQSIPSLLFVPAEGQPQMAMGALPKDTFKKAISEVLKIS
- a CDS encoding ATP-binding protein, encoding MNFKNYRFNIIVRILLIVMAVFLFYYSFSINFFFTPFIVSGIIVFLVVSLIRYADRTNRELANLLESIRYSEFSQSFNFQNMGASFSELNHAFNEVINDFQRVRTEKEEHFYYLQTILQNIDVSVIAYRSDGTIELINKAAKKLFQVSGLRNIQALETFSAELVKTLFNIQPGQNELVKVQDKEGFLQLTIFSSTFKVKDKLITLVTIKDIQTVLEEQETDAWQKLIRVLTHEIMNSIAPISSIATTLTGLTQHLKKNELGNYLFDQESLDEINHALHTINKRSNGLLHFVNTYRNLTKIPQPNFSICRLADVFANVGNLMSEELKHNNIELEIKLDPHNISFTADGQLIEQVLINLVKNAAQALNGTEKAKLRLTGFYNKRGKVTLQVADNGPGILPDVLDKIFIPFFTTKPNGSGIGLSLSRQIMRLHNGSITAHSIPEKETVFTLTF
- the menD gene encoding 2-succinyl-5-enolpyruvyl-6-hydroxy-3-cyclohexene-1-carboxylic-acid synthase, which encodes MNPKQHIAVLPLILKRLGVEQVVISPGSRNAPLIQVFVKLFGNNCFSIVDERSAGYFALGLAVSSQTPVVVITTSGTAVLNLAPAIAEAYHQGVPLIILSADRPPEWIDQQDNQTIRQKEVFSSNSKAFFEMPVACLTEHDAWYSERIAHECFFQAVRGKPGPVHVNIPLREPLYEEISSIQPQRNFQFDNNQQVQLSSYLLQEWKAFSRILIVCGQMPSNDNLKSSLRRLAADKRIVVLAESIANIGGEEVFFNPDLLFQSFSEQLRKTKPELVVYFGGQVVSKRTKNFLRSLHTAEFWWVSPDGSLVDTFKNLTRIVECQPPRFFEILSELPLERQSEFSREWKDLHEKQIASIRRLGSEAKFSDLGVFSALACKFREQDVVFSGNSSVIRYLQFFQFKSNKVFANRGTSGIDGCLSTSVGVAINTTKTVISILGDLSFVYDSNALWNRRLPSNFKIIVINNKGGGIFSLLDGPAEQDGFIEYIQTNHPVSIEKLAAAYHITYFRSSDFGSLHAQYSMLLEADGPALLEVFTDPDRNNEEYRVFMKKLIDYEQ
- a CDS encoding AMP-binding protein, with the translated sequence MDMQFPGIILNDKLFSTEDLVPHCKKMLRRVKLPEWEEKIYSFLLEFLDEKDYIEQLSSGTTGPPKTIRLSKKSMIESAKNTVSQLKLKWTDKALLCLPVEYIAGKMMIVRAFVAGLNLFWEEPSSMPSLSKYGTIDFCAMVPLQVYNSFSNYEFLKNVRNLIIGGAELRSEVMAMFSDVPNNTYETYGMAETCSSIAMRRINGEKPDKYFKSMPGVKLRIDERGCLVINANYLDSEVVTNDVVELIDTHHFIWKGRIDNLINTGGIKVKPEELEASISKILDLECAVIGVSDEKLGQRIVLIAETNKQPDLAEVMKTLKHNLQIHLVPREVIFVQELPRTSSFKIDRSQLANLISH
- a CDS encoding RNA-binding S4 domain-containing protein codes for the protein MEHTFTLNGEYIELYKLLKILHLSSTGGHGKLLIEDGCVKRNGEVELRKRAKIIAGDIIELDEYLIRVL
- the menA gene encoding 1,4-dihydroxy-2-naphthoate octaprenyltransferase — encoded protein: MKNSLSIWLKAFRLRTLPLAFSSTFLGSFLAYANGRFYWTVFAFATLTTLSLQILSNLANDYGDAKKGADNSKRVGPLRVTQTGLVTPGAMLRMIAAFILLSLLSGSLLIYFGLRDLPAYLSVFFFILGVTAIFAAVKYTVGRNPYGYIGLGDVFVYVYFGLIGVCGTFYLHTGTLDPWVLLPASTIGLFSAGVLNLNNIRDAENDANCGKNTLVVRIGVKAAKKYHLLLVVFAILLSMAYTLIFFTSPVQLIFLVTLPFLIRDVIIVLRTTIPAELNKELKKLAITTFVFSTTFGLGLVL
- the menB gene encoding 1,4-dihydroxy-2-naphthoyl-CoA synthase; its protein translation is MNNKREWKTLKEYEEIKFEYFEGIGKITINRPHRHNAFTPDTTREMCDAMVLCRESPDISVVVLTGEGDKAFCSGGDQNVKSHAGYIGKDGVPRLNILDMQKLIRSIPKPVVAMVNGYAIGGGHVLHVVCDLSIASDKAIFGQTGPKVGSFDAGFGSSYLARIVGQKKAREIWFLCQQYTAAEALEMGLVNKVVPHHELENVTVQWCQKMMEHSPLALRMIKAGLNAELDGQAGIQELAGNATMLYYMTEEAQEGKKAFLEKRKPDYKKFPKLP